One part of the Dermacentor andersoni chromosome 2, qqDerAnde1_hic_scaffold, whole genome shotgun sequence genome encodes these proteins:
- the LOC129387664 gene encoding uncharacterized protein encodes MSAFSWLLVITAAAIGPLWHDRHVAGQVDPTLLRWVQWTHNVNNAGARMMPAPPSLDDLLYQALKGGRLCEIIPAEACANETRRFSSDQWHDAWWSWLEFYEGRVSCVDKGIRRKGHCIFGSWSGSNASCFVRFSKIRTSYRWRVAATNTRHGEPLAVVEAGNASAPVEGAQATLYISK; translated from the exons ATGAGTGCATTTTCCTGGCTTCTGGTGATCACAGCTGCGGCAATTG GACCACTGTGGCATGACAGACATGTCGCGGGACAGGTGGACCCGACACTGCTTCGATGGGTACAGTGGACCCACAATG TGAACAACGCAGGGGCGCGCATGATGCCCGCTCCGCCGTCGTTGGACGACCTATTGTACCAGGCACTCAAGGGTGGTCGACTGTGCGAGATCATCCCCGCCGAAGCGTGCGCCAATGAGACTCGTCGATTCTCGTCGGACCAGTGGCACGATGCGTGGTGGAGTTGGCTCGAGTTCTACGAGGGCCGGGTCTCTTGCGTGGACAAGGGCATCCGGCGAAAGGGTCACTGCATCTTCGGTTCATGGTCTGGGAGCAATGCCAGCTGCTTCGTGCGTTTCTCCAAGATCCGCACGAGTTACCGCTGGCGCGTGGCGGCCACAAACACGCGGCATGGCGAACCACTAGCCGTCGTCGAAGCGGGAAATGCGTCCGCCCCCGTGGAAGGCGCGCAGGCAACGCTGTATATAAGCAAGTAG